A single Pan paniscus chromosome 21, NHGRI_mPanPan1-v2.0_pri, whole genome shotgun sequence DNA region contains:
- the RBBP8NL gene encoding RBBP8 N-terminal-like protein, translated as MESFMESLNRLKEIHEKEVLGLQNKLLELNSERCRDAQRIEELFSKNHQLREQQKTLKENLRVLENRLRAGLCDRCMVTQELARKRQQEFESSHLQNLQRIFILTNEMNGLKEENETLKEEVKQLRGLGDRPKPRAKEGTSDPPSPLLLPSPGGWKAITEKPLGGHEEAEEDHQGVGLRGEEKPAGHRTSPVAKISPGATLPESRAPDMSPQRISNQLHGTIAVVRPGSQACPADRGPANGTPPPLPARSSPPSPAYERGLSLDSFLWASRPSAMTHEAPKRSPKVDRLCLLNRPLSLHLQSPHSSPLAPAAAPGDPRLQDLKAREAEAWEEPTELLGLPSALAGMQDLRLEGALHLLLAQQQLRARARAGSVRPRGQPTPGEMLPSLPVGSDSEGPESEGTRAALATAGLSGGRHTQPAGPGRAQRTEAAATQDCALDKPLDLSEWGRARGQDTPKSAGQHRSLSPAAAHTASPEPPTQSGPLTRSPEALSNGTKGTRVPEQEEASTPMDPSRPLPGSQLSLSSPGSTEDEDTGRPLPPPHPQPPPHPQPPDLDGHPEPSKAEVLRPESEELDETDTPGSEVGLSSQAEATTSTTGEGPVCICTQEHGQGPPRKRKRASEPGDKASKKPSRGRRKLTATEGPGSPRDTEDHSPSPNSSPWEET; from the exons GGACGCCCAGAGGATCGAGGAGCTCTTCTCCAAGAACCACCAGCTCCGGGAACAGCAGAAGACACTGAAGGAGAACCTGCGGGTGCTGGAGAACAG GCTGCGGGCCGGCCTGTGCGACCGCTGCATGGTCACCCAGGAGCTGGCCAGGAAGCGGCAGCAGGAGTTCGAGAGCTCCCACCTGCAGAACCTGCAGCGCATCTTCATCCTCA CCAACGAGATGAACGGGCTGAAGGAAGAGAACGAGACCTTGAAGGAGGAGGTGAAGCAGCTTCGGGGCCTGGG AGACAGGCCCAAGCCCCGGGCCAAGGAGGGCACCTCGGACCCCCCCTCACCCCTGCTGCTCCCCTCCCCTGGTGGCTGGAAGGCCATCACAGAGAAGCCACTGGGAGGCCacgaggaggctgaggaagaccACCAGGGCGTGGGCCTACGGGGAGAAG AAAAGCCAGCAGGGCACAGGACATCTCCAGTGGCCAAAATCTCCCCAGGGGCCACCCTGCCTGAGTCGCGAGCCCCAGACATG AGCCCCCAGCGCATCTCCAACCAGCTGCACGGGACCATTGCCGTGGTGCGGCCTGGGTCCCAGGCTTGCCCTGCCGACCGAGGCCCCGCCAATGGGACGCCCCCACCACTGCCCGCCAGGAGCAGCCCACCCAGCCCAGCGTATGAGCGTGGCCTCTCCCTGGACAG CTTCCTGTGGGCCTCCCGGCCCTCCGCCATGACTCATGAGGCCCCGAAGCGCTCCCCGAAGGTGGACCGGCTCTGCCTCCTAAACCGCCCCCTGTCCCTGCACCTTCAGAGCCCCCACAGCAGCCCCCTGGCCCCTGCTGCAGCCCCCGGTGACCCCCGGCTCCAGGACCTGAAGGCCAGAGAAGCAGAGGCCTGGGAGGAGCCCACAGAACTGCTGGGGCTGCCCAGTGCCCTGGCGGGCATGCAGGACCTTCGCCTGGAGGGGGCACTGCACCTGCTCCTGGCCCAGCAGCAGCtgcgggctagggccagggcagGCAGTGTCAGGCCAAGGGGCCAGCCCACACCCGGGGAGATGCTGCCCTCCCTACCAGTCGGCTCAGACTCTGAGGGCCCTGAGAGTGAGGGGACCAGGGCAGCTCTGGCCACAGCAGGCCTGTCTGGAGGGCGGCACACACAGCCTGCAGGCCCGGGCCGCGCCCAGAGGACAGAGGCTGCAGCCACGCAGGACTGTGCCCTAGACAAGCCCCTGGACCTCTCGGAGTGGGGCCGGGCCCGGGGCCAGGACACTCCCAAGTCGGCCGGCCAGCATAGGTCACTCAGTCCTGCCGCTGCCCACACTGCCAGCCCCGAGCCACCCACCCAGTCTGGACCCCTGACTCGCAGTCCCGAGGCACTCAGCAATGGCACCAAGGGGACCAGAGTGCCAGAGCAGGAGGAGGCTTCCACTCCCATG GACCCCTCACGCCCACTTCCAGGGTCCCAGCTCAGCCTGTCCTCTCCAGGCAGTACAGAAGATGAAGACACAGGGAGGCCTCTGCCACCTCCCCACCCACAGCCACCTCCCCACCCACAGCCGCCTGACCTGGACGGCCACCCAG AGCCCAGCAAGGCTGAAGTGCTGAGACCAGAGTCTGAAGAACTGGATGAGACAGACACCCCAGGCAGCGAG GTGGGCCTGAGCTCCCAGGCGGAGGCCACTACGAGCACGACCGGGGAGGGGCCTGTGTGCATCTGCACCCAGGAGCACGGGCAGGGTCCACCACGGAAGAGGAAGCGGGCCTCGGAGCCTGGGGACAAAG CCTCCAAAAAGCCGTCCAGAGGGAGAAGGAAACTGACAGCCACTGAGGGGCCCGGGAGCCCAAGGGACACCGAGGACCACAGTCCCTCCCCCAACAGCAGCCCCTGGGAGGAGACCTAG